The Armatimonadota bacterium genome includes a window with the following:
- a CDS encoding LacI family transcriptional regulator, which yields MEDLGFRPNSAARRLAGSADRRIGLLLPFFGSMFSSFYVYEIIRGVGQVVSERDTELLLHFQHEDRNGHNLRRRLTANGALGGWVIADEMVDDGLLEEVREAGIPFVLLNRESSVPWSSWATVDNRGAAEAVVEYLVSLGHTFIATLTGPLHQPPARERLEGFQAAMAARGLEVPDGWVARCDFQRQLAAEETVRMLRERPRPTAIFAASDLMAAGAYEAASSLGLRIPEDLSVVGFDDDFIAAQLIPRLTTVRQPLQDAARAATSWLLDHLEERNGQPLRVRLPAFLVERDSCAPPSRADNSKGSRP from the coding sequence ATGGAAGACCTCGGCTTTCGGCCGAACAGCGCCGCCAGGCGTCTTGCAGGCTCGGCGGACCGGCGCATTGGTCTGTTGCTGCCTTTTTTCGGAAGCATGTTCTCATCCTTTTACGTGTATGAGATCATCCGTGGGGTGGGTCAGGTGGTTTCGGAACGCGATACGGAACTGCTGCTCCATTTTCAGCACGAAGACCGCAATGGACATAACCTCCGGCGGCGTTTGACAGCCAATGGTGCGCTTGGCGGATGGGTCATCGCAGATGAAATGGTGGACGACGGGCTACTGGAAGAGGTTCGCGAGGCTGGAATCCCCTTTGTGTTGCTGAACAGAGAGTCCTCCGTTCCGTGGTCTTCCTGGGCCACAGTGGATAACCGGGGCGCCGCAGAGGCAGTTGTGGAATATCTCGTTTCTCTCGGACACACGTTTATCGCCACGCTGACTGGTCCGCTTCACCAGCCTCCCGCCCGGGAGCGCCTGGAAGGCTTCCAAGCGGCGATGGCTGCGCGGGGTCTTGAGGTTCCGGATGGTTGGGTGGCCCGCTGCGACTTTCAGCGGCAGCTGGCAGCGGAAGAGACAGTCAGAATGCTTCGAGAACGTCCCCGTCCGACGGCTATCTTTGCGGCGTCGGACCTGATGGCCGCCGGCGCATATGAGGCTGCCTCGTCGCTTGGGTTGCGGATCCCGGAGGATCTCTCGGTGGTGGGCTTCGACGACGACTTCATTGCGGCTCAGTTGATTCCCCGCCTGACTACGGTCCGCCAGCCCCTCCAGGATGCGGCGCGGGCGGCCACATCCTGGTTGCTGGATCATCTGGAAGAAAGAAACGGACAACCGCTACGTGTGAGATTGCCGGCTTTTCTGGTGGAACGCGACTCCTGTGCGCCGCCCTCCCGGGCGGACAACAGCAAGGGGAGCAGACCATGA
- a CDS encoding glycosyl transferase: MNAAVAGRLSAAGRTRFGHFSEDGREFVIRRPDTPRPWVNVLCNDDPGYGCIWSQAGGGYSWLVNAELNRITFWQQDLIRDDRGRFIYLQDARTGELWSAGYQPVRRKPEAFECRHGAGYSVLSSQNSGVLSRLTVFVPPAAPLEVWLLEVANFSGAPRDILVTSYLEWCLGTAHDTHREFHRIFIETEFIRERSAILARKRLWAIPNALGQGWNRNWEGTAFHACSLPVAAFECDREVFVGRYGSLESPAALTNGRMAGTSGRWGDPIASLQAPLRLGPGESAELVFVLGAANSDAVALSLAEQYCNVKRAAEALRETQLWWRNRLDGYSAETPDPGLNALLNTWLRYQAMAGRLWGRSGYYQPGGAYGFRDQLQDSLVFLPTEPDRTRRQILLHAAHQFSAGHVFHWWQPIAESGAHSRFSDDLLWLPFAVLAYIRETGDTAILNFQAPFVDGPSDTIRNHCERALDLALSRRSPRGLPLMGEGDWNDGLSAVGWEGKGESVWVGHFLCYLLPRWAELARTVGDGERAAQYLQAAQDLQAAINRWAWDGQWYFRATCDDGTVIGGSACNEGQIFLNAQTWSIIAGVCPPERRRQLMRTVRDRLYTAAGPVLLRPAYTVPDERIGYLTRYAPGVRENGGVYLHAATWAIWAECLLGRAEQAWRLVQSISPCIRALDAELYRAEPYVTPGNIDGPDSPHFGRGGWTWYTGSAAWLFRVVAEWLLGVRPAREGLRVAPCIPEDWDGFRVYRRFRGAGYQIAVSRNGEGGKLMVDGRPVAGDIVPAFHDGKDHQVELLL; the protein is encoded by the coding sequence ATGAACGCCGCGGTCGCGGGGAGGTTGAGTGCAGCCGGGCGGACCCGCTTCGGTCATTTCTCGGAAGACGGCAGGGAATTCGTCATCCGCCGGCCAGACACTCCGCGGCCCTGGGTGAACGTTCTGTGCAACGACGATCCGGGATACGGGTGCATTTGGAGCCAGGCGGGAGGTGGTTATAGCTGGCTGGTCAACGCGGAGTTGAACCGGATCACCTTCTGGCAGCAGGACCTGATCCGGGATGACCGTGGGCGTTTTATCTATCTGCAGGATGCCCGGACCGGCGAGCTCTGGTCGGCCGGGTACCAGCCTGTCCGGCGGAAGCCCGAAGCCTTCGAATGCCGCCATGGGGCGGGCTACTCCGTCCTTAGCTCCCAGAACTCGGGCGTTCTCAGCCGGTTGACGGTCTTTGTGCCGCCGGCAGCGCCGCTGGAGGTCTGGCTGCTGGAGGTTGCAAACTTCTCGGGAGCCCCGCGCGATATCCTGGTTACCAGCTATCTGGAATGGTGCCTGGGCACAGCGCACGACACTCACCGGGAGTTCCATCGCATCTTCATAGAAACGGAGTTCATCCGAGAACGCAGCGCCATCTTGGCGCGCAAGCGTCTGTGGGCCATCCCAAACGCCCTGGGCCAGGGATGGAACCGCAACTGGGAGGGAACGGCATTTCACGCTTGCTCCCTACCCGTCGCCGCGTTCGAGTGCGACCGGGAGGTGTTTGTCGGGAGATACGGTTCTCTGGAATCGCCTGCCGCTTTGACTAACGGGCGGATGGCGGGGACCAGCGGACGATGGGGGGATCCCATCGCATCCCTTCAGGCCCCCCTCCGCTTGGGACCGGGTGAGTCGGCGGAGTTGGTCTTCGTTCTGGGCGCAGCCAATAGCGACGCAGTTGCGTTGTCTCTGGCGGAGCAGTACTGCAACGTCAAGCGTGCGGCCGAGGCGCTCCGCGAAACTCAGCTATGGTGGAGAAACCGTCTGGATGGCTACTCGGCCGAGACCCCGGACCCGGGACTGAATGCTCTGCTTAATACTTGGCTCCGCTATCAGGCCATGGCGGGGCGCCTCTGGGGGCGCAGCGGATACTATCAACCGGGCGGGGCATACGGCTTCCGTGATCAGCTACAAGACAGCCTGGTCTTCCTGCCGACAGAGCCGGATCGGACCCGCCGTCAGATCCTGCTGCACGCGGCACACCAGTTCTCTGCCGGGCACGTGTTCCACTGGTGGCAGCCGATCGCCGAGTCCGGCGCGCACAGCAGGTTTTCAGACGATCTCCTCTGGCTACCGTTTGCGGTGCTGGCCTATATCCGGGAGACCGGCGACACGGCCATCCTGAATTTTCAAGCGCCTTTTGTGGACGGCCCTTCGGATACCATCCGGAACCACTGCGAGCGCGCGCTCGATCTGGCCCTGTCCCGAAGGAGTCCCCGTGGCCTGCCGCTCATGGGCGAGGGGGACTGGAACGATGGCCTTTCGGCGGTCGGCTGGGAGGGTAAAGGCGAATCGGTATGGGTGGGACATTTTCTGTGCTATCTCCTTCCGCGCTGGGCGGAGCTGGCCAGGACCGTGGGTGACGGCGAGCGCGCGGCACAGTACCTGCAGGCGGCCCAAGACCTGCAGGCTGCCATCAACAGGTGGGCCTGGGACGGCCAGTGGTATTTCCGGGCGACCTGCGACGATGGGACGGTGATCGGCGGCAGTGCGTGCAATGAAGGCCAGATATTCCTGAACGCTCAAACATGGTCGATCATCGCCGGGGTCTGCCCTCCCGAGCGCCGTAGGCAACTTATGCGGACGGTCCGGGACCGGCTCTATACGGCAGCCGGGCCGGTGCTGCTCCGTCCGGCATACACCGTGCCGGATGAACGGATTGGATACCTCACCCGTTACGCTCCCGGGGTGCGGGAGAACGGGGGTGTGTATCTCCACGCGGCAACGTGGGCGATCTGGGCCGAGTGCCTGCTCGGCCGCGCAGAGCAAGCCTGGAGACTTGTTCAGAGCATCTCTCCTTGCATTCGTGCACTGGACGCTGAACTGTACCGCGCCGAGCCATACGTAACGCCCGGGAACATCGATGGCCCGGACTCGCCGCACTTCGGGCGCGGGGGGTGGACGTGGTACACCGGATCGGCCGCCTGGCTGTTCCGGGTGGTTGCGGAGTGGTTGCTGGGAGTCCGTCCCGCCAGGGAAGGACTGCGAGTTGCCCCCTGCATCCCTGAGGACTGGGACGGTTTTCGGGTGTACCGTCGCTTCCGTGGAGCGGGCTACCAGATCGCTGTTTCCAGAAATGGTGAGGGGGGGAAGCTTATGGTGGACGGCCGCCCTGTTGCAGGGGACATTGTGCCAGCATTCCACGACGGGAAAGACCATCAGGTCGAACTCCTGTTGTAG
- a CDS encoding 9-O-acetylesterase: MSCPDLRIAAALLIAAAVPVVLPLPVTADVRTAALFSDGAVLQRQRPVPVWGWGDEGENVTVHFNGQQKSTTVRGGRWMVRLDPMEAGGPFTLTIRGRNTVEVRDVLVGEVWVCSGQSNMQWPMKLSDMPEPDTIQKSADPQMRLFTVPRRAADTPQSDVQSRWEPCDPSTVPDFSAVGYFFGRMLRKELGVPVGLISTNYGGTPAQAWTSCPVLRFDPLLRNLLERQEKAVAEYPARLAEWRRVMDAHRQEVEKARQEGREPPRPPAQPQNPAESPQRPCGLYNAMIAPLIPYAIRGVIWYQGESNAGEAWLYRRLFPAMIRNWRANWGQGDFPFLFVQLAPYTKIKPEPGDSKWAELREAQLLTALNVPNTAMAVITDLGDEDDIHPKRKAPVGERLALAALAKAYGRNVEYSGPVYRTMQTEGSRVRLSFDHAEGGLVVHGDRLTGFTIAGADGRFVNAQARVEGNQVIVWSPQVPRPAAVRFGWADYPVVNLYNRAGLPASPFRTDDFLMVTGPRS; encoded by the coding sequence GTGAGTTGTCCGGACTTGCGCATTGCGGCGGCTTTGCTGATCGCCGCAGCAGTTCCCGTGGTTCTCCCGCTACCAGTGACGGCTGACGTGAGGACCGCGGCGCTGTTCTCCGACGGGGCCGTGCTTCAGAGGCAGCGGCCCGTTCCGGTGTGGGGATGGGGCGACGAGGGTGAGAATGTTACCGTCCACTTCAACGGACAGCAAAAATCAACAACCGTCCGGGGAGGCAGGTGGATGGTTCGGCTGGATCCGATGGAGGCGGGAGGTCCGTTTACCCTTACGATTCGCGGCCGCAACACCGTGGAAGTGCGGGATGTGCTGGTGGGCGAGGTCTGGGTGTGCAGCGGGCAGTCGAACATGCAGTGGCCCATGAAGCTGTCTGACATGCCGGAGCCGGATACCATCCAGAAGTCCGCAGACCCGCAAATGCGCCTGTTTACCGTGCCTCGGCGCGCAGCGGACACGCCGCAGTCCGATGTGCAGTCGCGTTGGGAACCTTGCGATCCCTCCACGGTGCCAGATTTCTCTGCCGTTGGCTATTTCTTCGGACGAATGTTGAGAAAAGAGCTTGGTGTGCCGGTTGGCCTTATAAGTACTAACTACGGGGGCACCCCTGCCCAGGCGTGGACAAGTTGTCCGGTGCTTCGGTTCGATCCGCTTCTCCGCAACCTGCTGGAACGCCAAGAGAAGGCTGTCGCCGAATATCCTGCCAGGCTGGCCGAGTGGCGCAGGGTGATGGATGCGCATCGGCAGGAGGTGGAGAAGGCCCGACAGGAGGGCCGCGAGCCCCCGCGTCCGCCCGCTCAGCCGCAGAATCCGGCAGAGTCTCCGCAGAGGCCCTGTGGTCTTTACAACGCGATGATCGCACCCCTCATCCCCTATGCCATCCGGGGCGTCATTTGGTATCAGGGCGAATCCAACGCGGGAGAAGCGTGGCTGTACCGCAGGCTGTTTCCGGCGATGATCCGCAACTGGCGCGCCAACTGGGGACAGGGAGACTTTCCGTTCCTGTTCGTGCAACTTGCTCCCTATACCAAGATCAAGCCGGAGCCCGGCGACAGTAAATGGGCGGAGCTCCGGGAGGCCCAGCTTCTGACCGCTCTAAACGTGCCGAACACGGCGATGGCGGTCATCACGGATCTTGGTGACGAGGACGATATTCATCCTAAGCGCAAGGCGCCCGTCGGAGAGCGACTGGCCCTCGCCGCGCTTGCGAAGGCTTACGGGCGGAACGTGGAGTATTCCGGGCCCGTATACCGGACAATGCAGACCGAAGGAAGCCGCGTGCGGCTAAGTTTCGACCACGCGGAGGGGGGCCTAGTGGTCCACGGTGACCGCCTGACCGGGTTTACCATCGCCGGAGCGGACGGTCGCTTTGTGAATGCGCAAGCGCGTGTGGAAGGCAACCAGGTCATCGTGTGGAGCCCACAGGTCCCCAGACCGGCCGCCGTGCGCTTCGGGTGGGCGGATTATCCTGTTGTGAATCTCTACAACAGGGCCGGTCTTCCCGCCTCACCGTTCCGGACGGATGACTTCTTGATGGTGACTGGGCCGCGCAGCTAG
- a CDS encoding GlcNAc-PI de-N-acetylase, with protein sequence MRILAVGAHPDDIEILCAGTLLRYAREGHQVVICVATNGEQGHMVIPPPELKEIRKKEAEASARVCGAELIWLDIHDEFIYHDHATRMMFIDMMRQARPDVVITHNPDDYHLDHRIVSELVFVSSFMASLPHVETAHERTDGIPPLYYMDSLAGAAFIPTEYVDITEVIEDKLAMMNCHQSQVRWLKDHDGIDILDMIRVQGRFRGLACGVDYAEGFRRLDAWRRCPTTRHLP encoded by the coding sequence TTGAGAATACTGGCTGTGGGCGCCCACCCCGATGATATCGAGATCCTGTGCGCCGGAACGTTGCTGCGCTACGCCCGGGAGGGACACCAGGTGGTCATCTGCGTCGCCACTAACGGCGAGCAGGGTCACATGGTCATTCCCCCACCGGAGTTGAAAGAGATACGCAAAAAGGAAGCCGAAGCATCCGCCAGAGTCTGCGGGGCAGAGCTAATCTGGCTGGATATCCACGACGAGTTCATTTACCACGACCACGCGACCCGGATGATGTTCATTGATATGATGCGACAGGCGCGTCCCGATGTGGTCATCACGCACAACCCCGACGACTATCATCTGGATCACCGGATCGTTTCGGAACTGGTTTTCGTGAGCTCATTCATGGCCTCCCTGCCCCACGTGGAGACCGCTCACGAGCGGACGGACGGGATCCCGCCCCTTTACTATATGGACAGCCTGGCCGGCGCGGCGTTCATTCCGACGGAATACGTGGACATCACGGAAGTCATCGAAGATAAGCTCGCTATGATGAACTGCCATCAGAGTCAGGTCCGGTGGCTGAAGGACCACGACGGGATTGACATCCTGGATATGATCCGCGTGCAGGGACGCTTCCGGGGTCTGGCTTGCGGAGTGGATTATGCCGAGGGCTTCAGGAGGCTGGACGCGTGGCGGCGCTGCCCCACCACCCGTCATCTTCCGTGA
- a CDS encoding UPF0309 protein, producing the protein MVALMYLDRVRELLDFLGSTQMEQVNRAADLVVQALRSGGAVFCHNIGHGTEGDFINRAGGLAAVQRFSFAISLQAPLPDCIRQQRSSDPDSDLARVRFAVSQSPLKAGDVMLLSSVSGRSRQAVEMALACQKKGVSVIALVSKEYSSRVESQHPSGKKLGDAADIVLDIGVPYGDACVDVPGLEVKAIPLSGVAMTVLGWMLWGTVMEKMAAEGDPPTVFVSVNRPEGPAHYEQCLQRYNERGY; encoded by the coding sequence ATGGTGGCTCTGATGTATCTGGATCGGGTGCGGGAGCTTCTGGATTTCCTTGGATCCACCCAGATGGAGCAGGTAAACCGCGCCGCGGATCTGGTGGTCCAGGCGCTCCGTTCCGGCGGCGCCGTATTCTGCCATAACATCGGGCACGGGACGGAAGGAGATTTCATCAATCGAGCAGGCGGGTTGGCGGCGGTCCAGCGGTTCTCCTTTGCGATAAGCCTCCAGGCCCCGCTGCCCGACTGCATCCGACAGCAACGTTCTTCTGACCCTGACTCCGATCTGGCTCGCGTCCGCTTTGCGGTCTCACAGAGCCCTTTGAAGGCAGGCGACGTGATGTTGCTGTCCTCGGTATCTGGCAGGAGCCGTCAGGCCGTGGAGATGGCGCTGGCGTGCCAGAAGAAGGGTGTCAGCGTTATTGCCCTGGTCTCAAAGGAGTATTCGTCGCGCGTAGAGTCCCAGCATCCGTCCGGCAAGAAGCTGGGCGATGCTGCGGATATTGTGCTGGATATCGGCGTTCCTTACGGGGATGCCTGCGTGGACGTTCCGGGACTGGAGGTCAAAGCCATTCCTCTCTCCGGCGTGGCGATGACCGTCCTGGGCTGGATGCTCTGGGGGACGGTGATGGAGAAGATGGCGGCAGAGGGCGACCCGCCCACGGTCTTCGTAAGCGTGAACCGTCCTGAGGGTCCGGCCCATTACGAGCAGTGCCTTCAGCGCTACAACGAGAGGGGCTACTGA